One genomic window of Solanum dulcamara chromosome 10, daSolDulc1.2, whole genome shotgun sequence includes the following:
- the LOC129871758 gene encoding cation/H(+) antiporter 28: MDFLKQNNTKVECRNQITIRIASMSVYLLGFFFAMFLCNCVHLLLRPISQPRIIAESIVGLLLSNLEFVRSRFLNDSEVQQTLNYIVDAIMVCHMFVVGLEIDPNIFLQLTLPEAKVAYSGVLTTFVLACLITPLLNISKQSNPVFSSCLAIVLAGTDSPLLTRLITDLKIGKSDIGRFIVEAGIHSDVVSILLIAIGFLIFDPDKNFQNRSVKMMVEMMAILVFQTLLASKVVPSVMKWVNNENPEGKPMKGSHLVVALAFVILICSMSPIVGYTKVLNAFLVGLFMPREGRISKMMIGKVNYIFRTIFYPLFFFWVGTEAKLSEFEAGKIATWGRIIVPFIIATSGKVVGSVVSGLMLGLHWPESVATGLLLNIKGHFQVYLAINAYRMNIISMSTSLALVFVTFLTIIYTPVVVAKIIERARRRSPMQKMALQCVNPVNELRILLCIRSPQDVFSAINFMEISRGPVNPGIMVYLTDMIDLTDKIAATLITQGDGVDAVTVTDPTVIEMRDTITKDVNAYLNDDCQGVNLQRMMVLSTINNMHQDISILAEDLLVHLVILPFHKIQEEDGRLQVVNTGFRHINRKVLRNAPCSVGILVDRGLGKTVIARSSISLNAAVIFIGGKDDREALVYAGRVARHPGVKLTVIRFLLEAAGDSVSSRIGKAKASTSEQLEEMKIDDECFAEFYDKHVAGGRVAYVEKYLVNSGQTFSTLRSLEGQYGLFIVGRGGRVNSVLTVGMSDWEECPELGPIGDILSASDFSVTASVLIIQQHSLKGELDGLHDEFSIM; encoded by the exons atggatttCTTGAAACAGAACAATACGAAAGTAGAATGTCGAAATCAAATTACGATAAGAATTGCATCAATGTCTGTTTACCTGTTAGGTTTCTTCTTCGCGATGTTCTTATGTAACTGTGTTCACCTCCTCCTTCGTCCTATTTCCCAGCCTCGTATCATTGCTGAAtccatt GTGGGATTGCTACTTAGCAATCTTGAATTTGTACGTTCAAGGTTCTTAAACGATAGTGAAGTTCAACAGACGTTGAATTACATTGTGGATGCTATTATGGTGTGTCATATGTTTGTCGTTGGATTAGAGATTGATCCCAATATATTCCTGCAATTGACTTTACCAGAGGCCAAAGTCGCGTATTCAGGGGTACTTACTACATTTGTATTAGCATGTTTGATCACTCCACTTCTGAATATATCTAAACAATCAAATCCTGTATTCAGTTCATGCCTCGCGATCGTTCTAGCTGGAACAGATTCACCTCTGTTAACTAGATTGATAACTGATCTGAAGATTGGTAAATCAGATATTGGTAGATTTATTGTTGAAGCTGGTATACACTCTGATGTTGTATCGATTCTTTTAATTGCTATAGGATTTCTCATATTCGATCCTGATAAGAACTTTCAGAATCGTAGTGTGAAAATGATGGTAGAGATGATGGCGATTTTGGTGTTTCAAACGTTGTTAGCATCGAAGGTAGTACCATCTGTTATGAAATGGGTGAATAACGAAAATCCAGAAGGGAAACCTATGAAAGGATCACATTTAGTTGTAGCATTAGCATTTGTAATCTTAATATGTAGTATGTCACCAATTGTTGGTTATACGAAAGTTTTGAATGCATTTTTGGTTGGTTTGtttatgccaagagaaggaagaaTATCAAAAATGATGATTGGGAAAGtgaattatatttttaggaCAATTTTTTATCCATTGTTTTTCTTTTGGGTTGGTACTGAGGCTAAACTTTCTGAATTTGAGGCTGGTAAAATTGCTACATGGGGAAGAATTATTGTTCCATTTATAATTGCAACAAGTGGTAAAGTTGTTGGTTCTGTTGTTTCTGGTTTGATGCTTGGACTTCACTGGCCTGAATCAGTTGCTACTGGATTGTTACTCAATATCAAGGGCCATTTTCAAGTCTACCTAGCTATTAATGCATACCGC ATGAATATAATAAGTATGTCAACAAGTCTCGCATTGGTGTTTGTGACGTTTCTTACCATAATATACACCCCAGTAGTCGTTGCAAAAATCATTGAACGTGCAAGGAGACGTTCACCAATGCAGAAAATGGCATTACAATGTGTCAATCCAGTGAATGAGCTTCGAATATTGCTCTGCATTCGTAGTCCACAAGATGTTTTCTCAGCAATAAACTTCATGGAAATTTCGCGAGGGCCAGTAAATCCAGGGATAATGGTCTACTTAACTGATATGATCGATTTAACAGATAAAATAGCAGCAACATTGATAACACAAGGCGATGGTGTTGATGCTGTAACTGTGACTGACCCTACTGTTATTGAAATGAGAGATACAATCACCAAAGATGTCAATGCTTATTTAAACGATGATTGTCAAGGTGTTAACTTACAACGAATGATGGTACTTTCTACCATCAATaacatgcatcaagacataAGTATCCTTGCTGAGGACTTGTTGGTACATCTTGTTATACTTCCTTTTCATAAGATTCAAGAGGAAGATGGACGACTTCAGGTCGTTAACACAGGCTTTCGCCATATCAATCGTAAG GTTCTTCGAAATGCACCTTGTTCGGTTGGGATACTAGTAGACAGAGGACTTGGTAAAACAGTGATTGCGAGATCATCAATATCACTCAATGCAGCAGTGATATTCATCGGTGGAAAGGATGACAGGGAAGCACTTGTGTATGCAGGACGTGTAGCACGACATCCTGGAGTAAAGCTAACTGTAATTAGATTCTTACTAGAAGCCGCAGGAGACAGTGTATCATCAAGAATTGGTAAAGCAAAAGCTAGTACTAGCGAGCAGTTAGAAGAAATGAAGATAGATGATGAGTGTTTTGCTGAGTTTTACGACAAACATGTTGCTGGTGGACGCGTTGCTTACGTGGAGAAATACCTAGTAAATTCAGGACAGACATTTTCGACGTTAAGGTCATTAGAAGGACAATATGGTTTGTTTATTGTGGGACGAGGAGGGAGGGTGAATTCAGTGTTAACAGTAGGGATGAGTGATTGGGAAGAATGTCCTGAGTTAGGGCCTATTGGTGATATTCTTTCTGCTTCTGATTTCTCAGTAACTGCATCTGTTTTGATCATTCAACAACATAGTCTTAAAGGAGAATTAGATGGACTTCATGATGAATTCTCAATCATGTAA
- the LOC129870424 gene encoding LOW QUALITY PROTEIN: heat stress transcription factor B-3 (The sequence of the model RefSeq protein was modified relative to this genomic sequence to represent the inferred CDS: inserted 1 base in 1 codon), translated as MEVLEKVNQISDEKSLLEYVVMKTSPSPFLLKTYKLVEDPVTDDVVSWNSDGSAFVIWQPAEFARDLLPTLFKHSNFSSFVRQLNTYGFRKITTSRWEFSNDKFKKGKKDLLCEIRRRKAWTNRQHPNNNNNNIQSQDANSNNKKNNTEEDQRSSSSTSLSSKYINLVDENKRLKMVNGVLSSELSLMKNKCKELIDIVSIFAKNPEKEEEKKPMLFGVRLEVQEEMERKRKRVELNEIASXFLSQLCK; from the exons atggaggtattagaaaaAGTTAATCAAATAAGTGATGAAAAAAGTTTGTTAGAGTATGTTGTGATGAAGACTTCACCATCACCATTTTTATTGAAAACCTACAAGTTGGTGGAAGATCCGGTGACGGACGACGTCGTTTCTTGGAATTCCGATGGGTCGGCGTTTGTTATATGGCAGCCGGCGGAATTTGCAAGGGATTTGCTTCCTACACTCTTCAAACATAGCAACTTTTCAAGCTTTGTCCGGCAGCTCAATACCTAT GGTTTTCGTAAAATTACAACTAGTCGATGGGAGTTCAGCAACGATAAGTtcaaaaaggggaaaaaagatTTACTATGTGAAATCCGTCGAAGAAAAGCATGGACAAACAGGCAACatccaaacaacaacaataacaacatacagAGTCAGGACGCGAATAGtaataacaagaaaaataatacaGAAGAAGATCAGAGGTCATCATCATCAACTTCATTATCATCTAAATATATAAATCTTGTCGATGAAAATAAAAGGTTGAAAATGGTAAATGGAGTCCTTAGCTCTGAGCTTTCACTCATGAAAAACAAGTGCAAAGAATTAATTGATATTGTTAGCATATTTGCTAAAAATccagagaaagaagaagaaaaaaagccAATGCTATTTGGAGTAAGATTGGAAGTTCAAGAAGAAAtggagagaaagagaaaaagagttgAACTTAATGAAATAGCTA GTTTTCTCTCTCAATTAtgcaaataa